Proteins from one Erythrolamprus reginae isolate rEryReg1 chromosome 6, rEryReg1.hap1, whole genome shotgun sequence genomic window:
- the LOC139169172 gene encoding olfactory receptor 5V1-like, translating into MDSHNQTQEMEFNLLAFSIFQRHHMQFFFLFLAVYLVTLLGNFMIITLVLLDSRLHTPMYFFLSQLSCLDICLSSVVVPKILVNLICQQYNISYKQCLAQAFFLIGFGGCEPALLAIMAYDRYAAICQPLHYAHLMRRRLCVQLSVAIWLWGFLDSTIYAALASKLYFCGNHQIFHIWCDIPPLLKLACSDIQINKLANHITSFLVGLGPFLFIILSYFCILASIVRIPSNTGRRKAFSTCASHMAVVTLYIGNGFLNYNQPSSGYSLQGDTLISIMFCVVTPMLNPLIYSLRNKEVKEARRKVFNGWRAAFPSF; encoded by the coding sequence ATGGATTCCCACAACCAAACCCAGGAGATGGAATTTAACTTACTGGCATTCTCCATATTCCAGAGACACCACATGCaatttttctttctgttcctGGCTGTCTATTTGGTCACTTTGCTGGGCAACTTCATGATCATCACCTTGGTTCTCCTGGATTCCCGTCTCCACACCCCCATGTACTTCTTCCTCAGCCAGCTCTCCTGCTTGGATATCTGCCTTTCTTCGGTGGTGGTGCCAAAGATCCTGGTGAACCTCATCTGCCAACAATACAACATCTCCTACAAGCAGTGCCTGGCACAAGCCTTCTTCTTGATTGGGTTTGGGGGATGTGAGCCAGCATTACTGGCCATCATGGCCTATGACCGCTATGCTGCCATCTGCCAACCTTTGCACTATGCCCATCTGATGAGGAGACGGTTGTGTGTCCAGCTGTCTGTGGCCATttggctctggggcttcctggACTCAACTATCTATGCTGCTCTGGCCTCCAAGTTGTATTTCTGTGGAAACCACCAGATTTTTCATATCTGGTGTGACATTCCCCCACTGCTGAAACTTGCCTGCAGTGATATCCAGATCAACAAATTGGCCAATCACATCACCAGCTTCCTGGTTGGACTTGGTCCCTTCCTCTTCATCATCCTGTCCTATTTCTGCATTTTGGCCTCCATTGTCCGGATTCCTTCCAATACCGGCAGACGCAAAGCCTTCTCCACTTGTGCATCACACATGGCTGTGGTAACTCTTTATATCGGAAACGGGTTTCTGAATTACAACCAGCCAAGTTCTGGCTACTCCTTACAAGGCGACACCCTGATTTCCATCATGTTTTGTGTGGTCACTCCGATGTTGAACCCCTTAATCTACAGCCTCCGCAACAAGGAGGTGAAGGAGGCCAGGAGGAAAGTTTTTAATGGCTGGAGGGCAGCATTCCCTTCATTTTGA